gcagaaaatagaaaattaaaaatacaaaaaaaagtaaaaaaaaatgttgagggagtttggggggggggggttgcagaaaacaaaaaaaataaaaattgaaaatacaaaaaaaagttaAAAGAAATTTTTGTCAAGTGAGAGGTAAAGGGGTATGGTGGGGgggtgcagaaaaacaaaaaacaaatagaaaattaaaaatacaaaaaaagggaattttttttttgagggggtttggggggggggtagGGTGGGTGGGTAGtgcaaaaaaaatagaaaattaaaaatacaaaaaaaaattaaattttttaggGGGTTTGCGGAGAGTGGGGGGAGCAGGGTGGGTGGGTagtgcaaaaaaataaaaaaaaacagaaaattaaaaatgcaaaaaaaaaagaagtaaaatttGGGCAACTAAGTAAATTTCTAGATAAGTCGGGTTGAGATACCTTTGTTTTGGATGAGTTTCATGGGTTGCTTAATGGGTCAGAACGGGCTAAAAaataagagaaattttcataaagcactatcttttagtagtaattagtcatctatagataccatttgctatattacggattatagatacattttctgtggttataagatatttttgatgtatttaagctattgtattcatgaatacagtagcaaaaataggcgtgaatcagggaagtccagctaatcagttgttgtattctagtgtattcgactgtattcatggagtgaaacatgggattgcagttggacaaattattgtattcgactgtattcacggtgtgaaataggggattacattgtttttaaaacggaaagtgaatcaattaacataatagacttctaatataactcaacaaactcaattataacacacaaattttgtattttcaattataaaaaagattctcaaccaaaaaataccccaaaaacataacaatcttcagagaaattatataatacatctgaatacataaattatattaattaaaaaaaaatatatgagtACATTTAtgacatatagcgagacagtgaatacaatgaaatacatagaatacaacgggatacattaaaatacaatgagaaaaaaagacagtgaatacaatgaaatacatggaatacaacgagatacattgaattacaatgaaaaaaagacaatgaatacaatgaaatacatgaaaatacaatgtgatacgttgaaaatacattgaaatatattaacagaaaatcaagttgctcagccccaaaatccgtcgtctttgttcaagaacaaacactaatttccggcgaatccgcAGTCGAGCAAAAATCCTGAATCTCACTGCTCACACGCATCATATACATTGCTTCTGACACATCTGGCAGTACCATCGTAGCTTTTGTAAGCCCTTAGCTTTGATTGTTTATGATAAGTATGGTATGGCATATAACGATAATACTAGTGACAAAGAGGAATAAGTAAAGTCCAAAAAAAACTGTGATCCTACTTGGGGTTTATCTGTATGCCAAAATATTGGCAGGGCGTGGCAGATGTGTGGATACACAGTGATTTTGCTACAATTTtatatgttgtttctttctgGGATTGAGGTGAAAAAGATTAATAACTGCGTGAATAGAAGAAGGAGGCGGTAAAACTGAAGCAAAGGATCAAAATATTGGCCTCCGACGCGGAGGAGAGGTGCTTTTGGGTCAGTGAATCCGGTATTATTTGGAAGAGAGAATGACATGTATAAATTAGAGAGAGAAAATAGTATAattgaatagcgtatttagtggcttaggggtaggagatgccaaaattagatattttgctataaacagtaaaatgtatctatagaatataattttatttaaatggtatttatttaaaataaataaggtgttaacctttgctataggaggtaaaaattccaaaaaataatagGTTAACTTGGACTCAGCCCAAATTGACCCATGAGCTAATATATTTGTAGTCCAACCCATTAATCTTTGGGTGGGTTGGACGggtttactcaaattaccacccCTAACCATTTAGTGTATATTTTTCTCTCTCTGTATATTAATATTCTTTCTCCTTCACGTAAAGAAACTAGTAACTTTTTACTTGGTTGGTGATTACTAAAATTAAaagttaaataaaaatataaatttgagTTGCACGAATTAGCTTATGACCCTTTGCGAGGAGATCCACTATTTTATTCTATTTCGATAGTTATGCTAAGTTTAAAAGCTCGTACCAAAAAATAGGTTGAGCGAACAATGTCTAAGGATAGAAAAGGATAGAGTCATTCTATTTGGCCTTTGATACTTTTTCCAAAGTTGGCATCAGTTCACTTTTCTATTTAAGAAGTTCTCTGCTGCTTAAAAAACAAGGGAAGTTATCCATAAGAGGGGCTGTGGCGTTTAAATTTAAGTTAGGTTTTAGAACTTATAGTTTGGAAGTTCAAGGGCTTTCTCTCTCCaccattttttttctctctctaaatACATTTAATTATATCCAATAATCATTTTTATTGGATATCCAATAATCATTTTCTCTCTCTCTAAATCTTCGtagatacatatatacatatatatatatatatatatatatatatatatatatatatatatatgtgcacattGACAGTGTGAAATtcttaagaaaaatattttctctgcGCATCACCGAGGCAAAATTTTGGTGGCCTTAATCTTGATCTCCGACAAAGTGTATTAAATTGGAGAAAAAGATTTCTTGGTTAGTCTAAATACCagagaaaacacaaaaatattcgAAGCTCGTCCTAATCCATCATCGCCGGCCAGATTTTCTTTAACTTCAAAGGCTGCAATCCAGGTTCTATTGTTCCTCTCTTATCTTGATATTCTAATAATTTGATATTTTAGCGTAATTGTATCTCCTTGCCCACCTATTTTGTTCTTGAATCTTTAGTTAGTATTTGCCCTAGCATTATTAAATTAATTGCACTAGTGATTATTTTGCCTACTTGTTTATATTGTTATCTACCTGTTTACATCTTTATTTTGAATCTTTATTTCAAATATATCCTAGTAGTTCTGTTCTAGTTTTGCACATTTTCTTTGTGACCTTTAGTTGTAGATTATAGTCCCCTTTAGCTcttgtattgtatttcttcaccTATTTTTCTATCATGTAGTTGTGGAATAGttcctttattttatttcttcaccTGTTTTTCCGATCTTTAGTTGTAGATTATAGTTCCCGTTGGTTCCTTTATTTTACTTCTTCATCTGTTTTGCGACCTTCAGTGGTAAATTATATTTcggtaatttattttatttttgtcgcTTTTTTCGTAGTGACTCCTAGATTATAGTGGCTTTGGTGAATGATGGTAGGATAAAGTGTTGTCCTCAGGGGAGTCAGCGTGAGGGAGGGGGTGTAGGGGTAAAAGGGCTAACGAAGCTACAAGGCTGAGAGTGGGGTCTTGGAATATAGGAACTTTGAGTGAAAAATTTGTAGAGTCAGCGTAGATTCTCGAGAAAAGAAAGATTAATATAGCTTGTATACAGGAGACTAGGTGGGCAAAAGATAAGGCACGGGATGTGGGCGGTATCAAACTTTTGTATTCTGGGAGGGTGGGGGCGGGAACGGGGTAAGTATCTTGGTTGATAAGGACCTTCGTGAACTAGTGGTGGAGGTTAGGGGGTGAATGACATGCTGATGACTATTAAGCTGGTTGTTGGAGGTTTTACTTGAAACATAATCAGTGCGTACGCACCCCAAACATGCTTGGATGAGGAAGTCAAGAGGCGTTTCTAGGAGGATTTAGATGAGATGGTGCATGGTATCTTGCATACCGAGAAGCTTTTCATAGGAAGAGATTTCAACGGCCATATTGGAGCGACGTCTAGGGTATGGTGATGCGCATGGTGGCTTTGGTTTTGGAGATAGAAATGGATGAGGAACGTTTCTGCTGGACTTTGCTAGAGAATTTTATTTAGTGATAGCAAACTCGAGTTTTCCAAAGAAGAGGGAGCACTTGGTCACCTTTCGAAGTTTGGCGGCTGAGACTCATATTGATTATTTACTATGCAGGAAGTCCAATAGATGTCTTTGCACGGATTGCAAGGTCATCCCGAGCGAGAACCTCTCAACCCTTCATAGGCTCCTGGTCATGGACCTTGAGATCAcgagaaagagaaagaagaggGTAATGTATAGCCAACATAGGATCAAGCGGGGAACCTTGGCGGAAGTTAAAGCGCAGGAGTTGGGGGTCAAGCTGGTGACTATGGGGGCTTGGAGGAGTAGTGGGGATGCAAGCGCTATGTGGACCACTACTGCGCAGTGCATTAGGGAAGTCGCGAGAGAGGTATTAAGGGTCTCAAAGGATTACTCGAGTGGTCACAAGGGAGGCTGGTGGTGGAATGGAGAGGTGCAAGGAAAAGTGAAAACCAAGAAAGTAGTGTATTTGAAGCTAGTGGAAAGTATAAACGATAAGGAGAAAAGGGCGAATAGGGAGCATTATAAGTTGTCTAAGAAAGAGGCATAGCTGGCAGTGACAGCGGCTAAGACTGCAATTTTTAGTCATTTGTATGAGGAACTCGAGGGTCGATGTGATGATAAGAGGTTGTTCAGGTTAGCCAAGGCACGAGAAAGGAAGGCGTGTGACTTGGACCAAGTGAAGTGCATCAAGGACGAAGAAATTAGAGTTTTGTTGGATGAAGGGCTTATCCATCGGatatggcagacctactttcatagtTTCTTGAACGAGGAGGGAGACATGAGCATTGTACTGGGTGATTTGAAACTCTCCGAGAGTCGTTGTGACTTTGAGTATTGTAGGCGGATTAGAGTTGATGAAGTTGAGGGGGCTATGCGTAGTATGAGCAGGGGAAAAGCGGCCGGGCCGGATGAAATTCCGGTGGAGTTTTGGAAGAGTGCGGGCAAAACAGGCTTGGAGTGGCTCACTAAgttatttaatatcatttttaAAACGAAGAAGatgcctgaagaatggaggttaAGCACGATGGTTTCTATATataagaacaagggtgatatccaaaattgtaataactattggggtaTCAAGCTACTTAACATACTATGAAAGTCTGAGAAAGAGTGGTAGAGCTAAGGGTGAGGAAGAGTGTGTCTATTTTCGAGAACCAGTTTGGATTTATAACGGAACGTTTGACAAAAGAAGCCATCTACCTTGTTAGGAGATTGATGGAGCagtatagagagagaaagaaggacttgcatatggtgttcatcgaCTTAGAAAAGGCGTACGATAAAGTTCCGAGGGAGATTTTTGaagatgtttggaggctagaggtgtaCGTGTTGCCTACGTTAggttgattaaggacatgtatgatggagtaaAGACCCGAGTAAGGACGGTGGGTGGGGACTCAGACCATTTTCCGGTTATGATAGTGATGCATCAGGGGTCGGTACTTAGCCCTTTTTTGTTTGCTCTGACAATGGACGTACTGACGCGCCACATCCAAGGGGAGGTACTGTGGTACATGCTATTTGCCGATGATATTGtattgatgtcacgacccaaaatccattatgggtcgtgatggcgccggacaccgctgtcaggcaagccaaccataattACTTAATTCtcgttttaaaaattttaaaatgatttcttttccttacattaaacaataaataatgaacCTAACCGAGAAAATAATGATGTCTTTAACAAATTTAAATACTAAATAGTCCCATAGTCattccagaacccggtgtcacaagtgcatgagcatttactagaaaatgaaataaaatacaataaatgtccggaatacaaattggacagaaacaAAAATACAGTACACTCTGAAGTAAACTCTGCTGGCTGCAATAATCTCgcaagatgcagctcacctaagtctccgtatctaCCATGCCGCTGCGTCCAACTAGGCCACTATACATACATGTGTCtttgcaacaaaaatgcacaacaagtgtagtatgagtacgaaaacgacgtgtacccagtaagtatctcgtctaacctcgaagaattAGAGACGAGATGTCGAATTCGATGCTTACTAATGGTCTAATAATAATATATTGAAAATGTGAGGGAATCATggaatttataaaataattataaac
This sequence is a window from Nicotiana sylvestris chromosome 3, ASM39365v2, whole genome shotgun sequence. Protein-coding genes within it:
- the LOC138888452 gene encoding uncharacterized protein, yielding MDLEITRKRKKRVMYSQHRIKRGTLAEVKAQELGVKLVTMGAWRSSGDASAMWTTTAQCIREVAREVLRVSKDYSSGHKGGWWWNGEVQGKVKTKKVVYLKLVESINDKEKRANREHYKLSKKEA